The DNA segment GGGCTACCCCAGCTTTGCGCAAACATATCGTAGGTGAAGTGGACAATTGGTTTGCCGTCTTTGGTTCCTTTAGCGTCTAAGCAGTGGAAAATCCCCGAAAAGTCGGCCAGATAGAGAACGTCGTCTTTGATCGCGACGGTTCCGCAACTGCGGTGCATTTCTTCTTCGAAATCGATTTCACCATCTTCATTTTGGTCGAAGATGCTGTAATGCCAGACGACGGCTGAATTCGGATTATCGACAGCAACTTGTCCTTTTTCGGGCTCGACCGCTTGAATTCGGGTATGAGCCAATGGGACTCGTTCATCCCCTTTGACTTCCAGAGCCAACTGCGGGCTGACGTCGCCACTCTTGGTTGGATCGATGCACCACAGGTGCCCTTCCCCTTCACCATGTTCAGGGTCTTGTCCCACAGCAACGTAGACCAAGTCATCGTAAATGACGGGGGTTGCGATGATATTGTTGCGAGTTCCCTCGCCACCAAGGATCCATTTCGATTCTTTTGGATTGCAATCAAACTTCCAAAGCAGTTCCGGTTTGCCATCTTTGCCACGGTCGGCCTTAAAGCTGTACAGCCAGCCATCACCGCCGGCGAACAGGACTTGAGGAACTCCGTTGATTTCAGCAACCGAAGGACTGGACCATTGTCCGTGCAAAATGTTTTGCCCAGGCAATCCATTGGTCCAGAGAACTTCCCCGGTGTTCTTATCGACACAGATAAAACTAGGTGCCGAAGGAGCAGGCAGGTTGATGTGCGTTTCATCAATCCCGTTACTGGTGTTTACGAACAACAGATCGCCATAGGTAGTGACCGAGCAAGCGGCCATGTTGTGTTGGCTAACGCCCAGAGGGGCGGCCATCATATCCAGCACCCAGATAACGTCCGCTTCGTCTTTGTCATGAACGGAGAGCGCCTTAAAGACCGACAACCGAGGTCCGGCAACCTTCAAAGTCAGCTGACGATCATTACCGGCGATATTCCCGGTCAGTGTCCAGGCTTTTCCGGCGGTGGTCGTTTCGATTTTGGCGTCCCCTTTAAGAGGATGTCCTTGGTCTTCCAACATTTTTTTCAATGCGTCAGAGACCTTTCCTTCGTCAAGTGCGGCGACGGTATCGGCATAACCTTCGGCCGCAGCCGCCAAATCACCAACGCGAACGACTTCGTCTTTGATCGGTCCATTATCGACGCCATCGTGGAAACCTTTGGTGTCCAAACAGCGAACTTCGCCGCGGCTGGTCACAAACCATAAACGGTCTCCTTCGACCAACGAAGCGCTACAAACCCCTTGCAAAGGCCAGTCATGGACTCGGCCGGTGATCAGTTTTTCACTGCTGTGCTGCCACAGAAATTTGCCATCCTTCTCGTCAAAGGCAAGCAAGCAACCGAGGTCGACATCGTTGGGGTAGCGAGGCAGATAGCCGGCTCCGTTGTTTGTTCCCACATAGACTTGGCCACCAGCAACCACTGGGTTTCCGTAGGTTTGGCTACCTAGGTTGGCGTACCAGTTGATGTTTTCGGCTTCGGCATTATCCCATTCGCCGGTACGGCGATCAAAATCGCCGACATTCCAGCTAGCAGGAAGGTTTTTTACGTTTGGGGTGTTATTTCGAAGACGAGTCCCGCCCCACTGTGGCCAATCGCCACCCGCATTGAGGACGACTTGAGGATCTTCAACGCTGCTTTTGTCAGCGGAAACCTTCGCTTCTGGTTTTGCTTCGGCTTTTGCTTCTGGCTTCGGTTCAGCTTTGGGAGCTGGCTTAGCAGCCACTTTGGCTTCTGGCTTTGCTTCAGCTTTGGGAGCCGGTTTCGCAGCCATCTTAGGTTCTGGTTTTGGTTCGGCTTTGGGGGCTGGTTTCGCAGCGACTTTAGGTTCTGGTTTTGGCTCAGCTTTGGGAGCTGGTTTCGCAGCCGCCTTAGGTTCTGGTTTTGGCTCGGCCTTAGGAGCCGGTTTTGGAGCTGCGGCCACTTTCATTACCGGAGCCGGTTTCGCGGCGGCCGCGGCCGTTTGGTTGCTGCTTGGTTTTGCCTGGTTGGCGCGAGTCGCACCAAACGGGGATTCGGCTGGGGCAACCTGGATATTTGCGGAGCCACCGACGGTCGAATTCGATCCAAAGGGACGCATCCCCGCGGCAGTCGAATTCGAATTGAGAGGACGGAACCCAGCGGCGGTCGAATTCGATCCAAACGGTCGCATGCCGGCAACCGTGGAATTACTTCCTAGCGGGCGAAAACCAGCGACGGTTCGGTTCGATCCTGTCGTCCAATTCGACCCTATTGTCCGATTCGATCCCATTGTCCGATTGGATCCAGACGTCTGGTTCGAAGCAGCTTGAAAGGACCCGATATCACCGATCGACGGAGCGGGCGGTTTGGCTGCTTTCTTCTCGACAGCTTCCCCATCGCTGACATCGATATCAAGCGACACATCGACATCGTCGTAGTCCACGTCATCTACAGGAGGACGACAACCACCGAGGGACGTTGCAGCAACGCTTCCCAGCAGTGCGGCACCCAGCAGCATCGACCAAGCAGAAAATTCTTTATTCATCAGATTATTATAGAAAGGGAGTTATAGGATTGGCTGACCGCAAAGTACGCTCCGCAAGGAGCCAACAGCGCGTGGTTTGAATCAATCGTTGGCAATGACTTGGACATTGTCCAAATACAATTCCGCGTCTTTGGCATTCCCATACAAACCAGGGCTGCCCGTCAAGTTAGGAACCTCATCCCGTGCGGTGATGGTCCATTCCTTAGGTTCTGACTCGGTTTTGGGCCAAATCTTGCCGGTGACAATTGCCACTGGTTTGCCATCTTCTTCTTCAATCACGACTTTCAATTTCATCCGGTACCAAACATCTTCCTTCCAAGGGAAGTCGATGGTTGAGGCCATTCGCAACTGAGCTGCCCAGGTTCGAATCTGCAATTCTTGATTTTCACCCTGCAAATCGAGGACATAACCTTGGTTAACCAGTCCGATATCGGGCAACTTCTGGGCCTGACGAGCCCCCTTCGCATCCGCTTCGATGGTGTAGTTCGAAAGCGAACTAGGTCCCATCCAGGCTCGGCTACGTGCTCCCTTTGGAATGGTCGTAATTTTTACCAGTGCTGGGGATCCATCGACGGTGCGAATGACGTGTCGGTAACGAGCTCCGATCCAGGTGACGGGAGCGTCGTTGGCTTTGTCGAAATCAAATTTCCAAGGGAGCGGCGGGATCACTCGCATGCGAGCCTCTCCACTGATGTCCCCTAATTCCGCGACAACATCGACAGCGACATGTTCGTTCCCTTCAGGAGCGGTGTAGGTCGCACCTTCAAAGCTACCACCTCCGTTGACACGGTAGGTCACTTCCTGCTCACCGGGGATCCGTTGACCAAGTGCGTCATACAGGCGGGTTTCAAACTGTACGGTTTCTCCGGGGGCGACAGTCGCTTCGGCGGGGATAACCTGAACCCAGGCAACCGCTGCGTCTTTGGCGGCGGCCGCTTGCTTGGCAGCAACAGGAAGCGCTTCGGCAGGTTTTGCATCCGCGTTACCGACGCAGTACATGGCCGATTTTCCGCGGAAGTAGAGTCGACCATTGGCGGCGATGGGCGAAGCGTTGAAGCCTTCATTGCGAATTCGGTCGCGGTTTAGCAGTTCCGCTCCGTCTGCGGTCGGTTTCAGAATCGCCCAGCGACCATTTTCGGTCAGGACATACAATTTGCCGTCAGCCACTAGCAGGCTGGACCACTGGCGGCTATCGCCCAGCGTGATCCGTTCGGCGATGAATTCACCTGTCTCCGCGTTGATCACATGCAATTTGCAGCGATCGTCGACAACATACAGACGTCCATCCAGTTCGACCGGCGTCGAACGACCGACAACAAGCTGTTCGATCTTCCAGGCCTCGGTCGCTTTTGTATCTTCTCCTGTACCGGTGATATCCAGAGCGACAATGGCTCCCATCGAGGTTCCGGAGACATTTTCTTCGCTATGACTTGCGAAGACTCGGTTACCAACCACCAACGGCGTGGCAAATAGACCGCGTCGCGACAGCGCGTAGTGCCAGAGGGGTTTACCGGTTTGCGGCTGGAATCCCCAGACGCTTCCATCACCGGCTCCAACGATCAGCTGTTGCTGTCCATCGATCGTCACCAAGGAGGGTGCCGAGTAGGTCGTATCATCTGGAAGGTCTCTGGTTCCGCTGAACCAGACGACTTTTCCGGTCCGTTTATCAAAACCGATGAATCGGTGATTTGGTTTAGCTTTATCAGCGTAGTTGATGATCACACCGCTGATAATTACCAGATCGTCGGCGATGATTGGGAAATTGGTCCGTCCCCCGTAGGTGCTCAGCATGCCGAATTGCTCGTGCAGCGGCAGGCTCCAGATGGTTTCGCCGGTTTCTCCGTTGATACAGAGGAAATAGTCGCAGACGCCCAGGACGTAAACGTTCCCGGTTTCGGGATCACAGGCAACGCTGGACCAACCGACACGGGTATCGGGAACATCGGAGAGCCATACGTTGAATCGATTCTCCCAGAGGATTTCGCCGGTGGCCGCATCGGCACAAACGACCTTCTCTCCTTCGCGGGAGGTTCCCGGTTCGGCGCGCATGATCGTGTAGAGGCGATCATTCATAACCGTTGGCGTCGAGCGACCTCCGAGCTCTTCGTTCTTCCAAAGCAAGTGGCTATCGTCTCCCCCTTTGGCATCCCAGTGATCGGGCAGCCCGGTTTCGGGACTGTGTCCGTCGAATTGGGGACCACGCCAGTAGGTCCAATCAGCGGCTGGCAGGTAGGAGGTCACCGCGAGGAGGGCCGTGGTGACAAACAGGAGGTTCTTTGTCGTGGGCATTAGGATTCGCTGGGAAGGAAGAATTCGTCGTTGGGATCAAATTTCGGAGTGCAAAACAGGATGACTTCCATCTCGCCGATCGCGCGATGATGCACGCCGGGGGGAATCAGCACCGCCATTCCGGGGTGCAAGGGATGGATTTGGCCATCCAATTCAATGGCTGCGTTCTCTTCGCACTTCACCACGACGTAGACCTCAGTCTGCTGTCGGTGGTAGTGCAGTTGGGCGTCTTTGCTGATTGAGGTGAGATGAACGGTTGCAGGGAAATCGCCACGGTCGGCAAAAGCCCGCCGCGCCTCACCGCAGGGGCACGGAATTCCAGGCAGGGCTTTTAGATCGACCAGCTCATAAGTGGAAGGGTTGGCCATAAACGGGTG comes from the Roseimaritima multifibrata genome and includes:
- a CDS encoding outer membrane protein assembly factor BamB family protein codes for the protein MAAKPAPKAEAKPEAKVAAKPAPKAEPKPEAKAEAKPEAKVSADKSSVEDPQVVLNAGGDWPQWGGTRLRNNTPNVKNLPASWNVGDFDRRTGEWDNAEAENINWYANLGSQTYGNPVVAGGQVYVGTNNGAGYLPRYPNDVDLGCLLAFDEKDGKFLWQHSSEKLITGRVHDWPLQGVCSASLVEGDRLWFVTSRGEVRCLDTKGFHDGVDNGPIKDEVVRVGDLAAAAEGYADTVAALDEGKVSDALKKMLEDQGHPLKGDAKIETTTAGKAWTLTGNIAGNDRQLTLKVAGPRLSVFKALSVHDKDEADVIWVLDMMAAPLGVSQHNMAACSVTTYGDLLFVNTSNGIDETHINLPAPSAPSFICVDKNTGEVLWTNGLPGQNILHGQWSSPSVAEINGVPQVLFAGGDGWLYSFKADRGKDGKPELLWKFDCNPKESKWILGGEGTRNNIIATPVIYDDLVYVAVGQDPEHGEGEGHLWCIDPTKSGDVSPQLALEVKGDERVPLAHTRIQAVEPEKGQVAVDNPNSAVVWHYSIFDQNEDGEIDFEEEMHRSCGTVAIKDDVLYLADFSGIFHCLDAKGTKDGKPIVHFTYDMFAQSWGSPLIADGKVFIGDEDGEVAVFEFGKENKEPLEEIFMGSSVYSTVVAANDRLYISTKDKLFSIGKPSE
- a CDS encoding outer membrane protein assembly factor BamB family protein, which encodes MPTTKNLLFVTTALLAVTSYLPAADWTYWRGPQFDGHSPETGLPDHWDAKGGDDSHLLWKNEELGGRSTPTVMNDRLYTIMRAEPGTSREGEKVVCADAATGEILWENRFNVWLSDVPDTRVGWSSVACDPETGNVYVLGVCDYFLCINGETGETIWSLPLHEQFGMLSTYGGRTNFPIIADDLVIISGVIINYADKAKPNHRFIGFDKRTGKVVWFSGTRDLPDDTTYSAPSLVTIDGQQQLIVGAGDGSVWGFQPQTGKPLWHYALSRRGLFATPLVVGNRVFASHSEENVSGTSMGAIVALDITGTGEDTKATEAWKIEQLVVGRSTPVELDGRLYVVDDRCKLHVINAETGEFIAERITLGDSRQWSSLLVADGKLYVLTENGRWAILKPTADGAELLNRDRIRNEGFNASPIAANGRLYFRGKSAMYCVGNADAKPAEALPVAAKQAAAAKDAAVAWVQVIPAEATVAPGETVQFETRLYDALGQRIPGEQEVTYRVNGGGSFEGATYTAPEGNEHVAVDVVAELGDISGEARMRVIPPLPWKFDFDKANDAPVTWIGARYRHVIRTVDGSPALVKITTIPKGARSRAWMGPSSLSNYTIEADAKGARQAQKLPDIGLVNQGYVLDLQGENQELQIRTWAAQLRMASTIDFPWKEDVWYRMKLKVVIEEEDGKPVAIVTGKIWPKTESEPKEWTITARDEVPNLTGSPGLYGNAKDAELYLDNVQVIAND
- a CDS encoding cupin domain-containing protein, producing MANPSTYELVDLKALPGIPCPCGEARRAFADRGDFPATVHLTSISKDAQLHYHRQQTEVYVVVKCEENAAIELDGQIHPLHPGMAVLIPPGVHHRAIGEMEVILFCTPKFDPNDEFFLPSES